One segment of Anastrepha obliqua isolate idAnaObli1 chromosome 3, idAnaObli1_1.0, whole genome shotgun sequence DNA contains the following:
- the LOC129241074 gene encoding larval cuticle protein 65Ag1-like: MKVVITFVALFAIAVAVPIDDPSQAQILRLDSDVKPDGYSFALETSDGKTHNEEGQLKNIGAEDETIVVRGSYSFVADDGQTYTVNYIADENGFQPEGAHLPNVGIH; the protein is encoded by the exons ATGAAAGTCGTCATTACATTTGTCGCATTATTCGCAATCGCCGTCGCTGTACCTATCGACGATCCGTCACAAGCACAAATTTTGCGTTTGGATTCCGATGTAAAACCTGATGGATACTCATTTGC TTTGGAGACCAGCGATGGCAAGACTCATAATGAGGAAGGTCAGTTGAAGAATATTGGTGCCGAGGATGAGACAATTGTTGTACGCGGCTCGTATTCATTCGTTGCTGATGATGGTCAAACCTACACGGTTAACTACATCGCCGATGAGAATGGTTTCCAACCCGAAGGTGCTCATTTACCTAATGTGGGTATTCACTAA
- the LOC129240948 gene encoding larval cuticle protein 65Ag1-like — protein sequence MKCAILFVVVCIASAMAAPAPQQEVQVLRYDSDVEPEGYKFLVETSDGKLHEEEGKLKDVGTEQEAIVVRGSFSYVGDDGQTYTVNYIADENGFQPEGAHLPRV from the exons ATGAAGTGTgctattttatttgttgttgtttgcatcGCCTCCGCCATGGCTGCGCCAGCACCTCAACAAGAAGTACAGGTTTTGCGTTACGATTCAGACGTGGAGCCTGAgggatataaattttt AGTGGAGACTAGCGATGGCAAACTGCATGAAGAGGAAGGCAAATTGAAGGACGTCGGCACGGAACAAGAGGCGATTGTAGTGCGTGGGTCATTCTCCTATGTCGGCGATGATGGTCAAACTTACACAGTCAACTATATAGCCGATGAGAATGGTTTCCAACCGGAGGGCGCACATTTGCCACGTGTTTAA
- the LOC129243062 gene encoding larval cuticle protein 65Ag1-like — MKFVIVFFALFAVAIAAPQKDAETVRYDSQVEPLSYQYSVETSDGKAAQEQGTVEDLGSEDEAIVVRGFYSYVGDDGQQYRVDYIADKNGFQPQGAHIPVA, encoded by the exons ATGAAATTCGTCATTGTATTTTTCGCCTTATTCGCTGTTGCCATAGCAGCACCACAAAAGGACGCAGAAACCGTACGTTATGATTCGCAGGTTGAACCATTGAGCTACCAATACAG TGTGGAGACCAGTGATGGAAAAGCGGCCCAAGAGCAGGGTACAGTGGAAGATCTAGGTAGCGAGGATGAGGCCATCGTGGTACGTGGCTTCTACTCTTACGTAGGCGATGATGGTCAACAATACAGAGTGGACTACATTGCTGATAAAAACGGATTCCAACCCCAGGGTGCCCATATCCCTGTTGCTTAA
- the LOC129242590 gene encoding larval cuticle protein 65Ag1-like encodes MKFLIVFVALFAIVLANSDQDAQILRQDSNVEPLSYQYAQETSNGIKSQESGQVRYLGTEQEAIAVQGSYSYVGDDGQTYTVNYIADENGFQPQGAHIPVA; translated from the exons ATGAAATTcctcattgtttttgttgctctcttcgccatcgtcttGGCCAACTCTGATCAAGATGCTCAAATTTTGCGTCAAGATTCCAATGTAGAACCACTGAGCTACCAATATGC GCAAGAAACCAGCAACGGTATCAAATCACAAGAATCCGGACAGGTTCGTTATTTGGGCACTGAACAAGAGGCCATCGCAGTTCAAGGCTCATACTCGTATGTCGGTGATGATGGCCAAACTTACACCGTTAACTACATTGCCGACGAGAACGGTTTCCAACCCCAGGGTGCTCATATCCCTGTTGCATAA
- the LOC129243054 gene encoding larval cuticle protein 65Ab1-like: protein MKFVIVLLAVIALASARPEVEIIKSESDVQPDHYSFDMETSDGTSRHEEGVVKDADSEHPALVVHGSYTYKDEHDGKEYSVSYVADEYGFQPTGEHIPKLPAIEH, encoded by the exons ATGAAATTCGTTATTGTACTACTTGCCGTTATTGCACTGGCTTCTGCCCGTCCTGAGGTGGAGATCATAAAATCAGAATCAGATGTGCAACCTGACCATTATTCTTTCGA TATGGAGACCAGCGATGGCACTAGTAGACATGAAGAGGGCGTTGTCAAGGATGCTGATAGCGAACACCCAGCTCTAGTTGTCCACGGTTCTTACACCTACAAGGATGAACATGATGGTAAAGAATACTCGGTCAGCTATGTAGCAGATGAATATGGCTTCCAACCCACTGGTGAGCATATCCCCAAGCTACCTGCAATCGAACATTAA